A window of Aromatoleum bremense genomic DNA:
TTCGTCAATTCCGACCGGGTGATGCGCGAGGCCGCGCCGGCAGTGCGGGCGCAGCAGCGTCTCGAGAAGGAGTTCGAGAAGCGTGACCAGGAGCTTCAACGTCTCGGCAAGGAGCTGCAGGCGCTGCAGGAAGATCTCGAACGCAACGGCGTGACGATGGCCGAGGCCGACCGGCGCAACAAGGAACGATCGTTCAACGACCTGAACCGGGACTTCCAGCGCAAGCAGCGCGAGTTCCGCGAAGACCTGAACCAGCGTCGCAACGAGGAGCTCGCGTCGGTGCTCGACCGCGCCAATCGCGCCGTGAAGCAGATCGCTGAAGCCGAGAAATACGACGTGATCCTGCAGGAAGCCGTGTACGCGAGCCCGCGCATCGACATCACCGACAAGGTGATCAAGGCGCTGGCGGACGGCAAGTAACCGCGGCGTTCCATGTTCCGCCTGGATGAACTCGTCGAGCGCCTCGGCGGTGAACTGCTGGGTGACCCGGCAACGGCGGTGCGCCGCGTAGCGACCCTGGAGCAGGCCGGCGAAGGCGATCTCGCGTTCCTCGCGAATCCGAAATACCAGTCGCACCTCGCCGCGTGCGGCGCGTCGGCGGTCATCCTTGCGCCCGCTGCGCGCGAGCTGACCGTCCTGCCGCGCATCGTCACCGCCGATCCCTACATCTATTTCGCGCGCGTCGCGCAGCTCTTCAACCCGCCCGAAGCGTTCGTGCCGGGGGTGCATCCCGCGGCGAGCGTCGCGAGTCCCGTTCCTGCTTCGGTGACCGTCGCGGCCGGGGCGTCGATCGACGCCGACGTCGAGCTGGGCGAACACGTCGTCATCGGTCCGGGCTGCCGCATCGGGCGCGGCGCACGCATCGGCGCGGGCTCGCGGCTCAACGCCAATGTCACGATCTATCATGACTGCGTGGTCGGGCGCGACTGCATCGTGCATGCCGGCGTGGTCATCGGCGCGGACGGGTTCGGCTTCGCGCGCGAGCGCGACGGCAGCTGGGTCAAGATTCCGCAGGTCGGCCGCGTCGTCATCGGCGATGACGTCGA
This region includes:
- the lpxD gene encoding UDP-3-O-(3-hydroxymyristoyl)glucosamine N-acyltransferase, whose protein sequence is MFRLDELVERLGGELLGDPATAVRRVATLEQAGEGDLAFLANPKYQSHLAACGASAVILAPAARELTVLPRIVTADPYIYFARVAQLFNPPEAFVPGVHPAASVASPVPASVTVAAGASIDADVELGEHVVIGPGCRIGRGARIGAGSRLNANVTIYHDCVVGRDCIVHAGVVIGADGFGFARERDGSWVKIPQVGRVVIGDDVEIGANTTIDRGALDDTVIGDGVKLDNQIQIGHNVRIGERTAIAGCVGIAGSTTIGARCMIGGQAGIIGHLEIVDDVVVSAGTLVTKSIRRRGVYTANLPVQGHAEWVKNFAHLRHLDALVDRIRALEERKE
- a CDS encoding OmpH family outer membrane protein; its protein translation is MKVTTLTVLAAALLSVAAPAALAESRLGFVNSDRVMREAAPAVRAQQRLEKEFEKRDQELQRLGKELQALQEDLERNGVTMAEADRRNKERSFNDLNRDFQRKQREFREDLNQRRNEELASVLDRANRAVKQIAEAEKYDVILQEAVYASPRIDITDKVIKALADGK